From Pempheris klunzingeri isolate RE-2024b chromosome 18, fPemKlu1.hap1, whole genome shotgun sequence, a single genomic window includes:
- the slc35d3 gene encoding solute carrier family 35 member D3, translated as MDVFRTRLLGISVAVAHGVFSGSLNILLKFLISTYHFNFLTLIQLLTSSTAALTLELLRRLGKISIPPFSLQLSKEFAAVCILSTLQSTLTLWSLRGLSLPMYVVFKRCLPLFTLSIGVCVLRNGVPSVGVVTAVIITTGGAALAGAGDLTGDPFGYVTGVLAVIIHASYLVLIQKTSLDSEYGPLTAQYAIAIMASPVLLVCSLISMDTINMWSYEGWKDPHITVIFVFCVFIGCAMNFTTLHCTYINSAVTTSFVGVVKSIATITVGMLAFSDVAPTGLFIGGVVVNTVGSITYCVVKYFETKKKSLYEDLEEAGKDGAPPGEPYREKPPLNGDGPGSDPGCPEIEGVLSSDGKEEAAPAGLGNGEVWTGDGERGGGEGGVNSRVMTEKEVLEMQREHLQQENTTSGQSVSDSYVGVWRSIRHLQFMKKDPLIDNMEQQSP; from the exons ATGGATGTGTTCAGGACCCGGCTGCTGGGGATCTCCGTGGCCGTTGCGCACGGCGTGTTCTCCGGCTCCCTGAACATCCTGCTGAAGTTCCTCATCAGTACTTATCACTTCAACTTCCTGACGCTCATCCAGCTGCTGACCAGCAGCACCGCGGCGCTCACCCTGGAGCTCCTCAGGCGGCTGGGCAAGATCAGCATCCCCCCCTTCAGCCTGCAGCTGTCCAAG gagttcGCCGCGGTGTGTATCCTCTCCACGCTGCAGTCCACTCTCACGCTGTGGTCCCTGCGTGGCCTCAGCCTGCCCATGTACGTCGTGTTCAAGCGCTGCCTGCCGCTCTTCACGCTCAGCATCggcgtgtgtgtgctgaggaaCGGCGTGCCGTCCGTTGGCGTGGTGACAGCTGTGATCATCACCACCGGTGGAGCTGCGCTggctg gtGCTGGTGATCTCACCGGCGATCCCTTCGGTTATGTCACCGGCGTGTTGGCGGTCATCATCCACGCCTCCTACCTGGTGCTGATCCAGAAGACCAGTCTGGACAGCGAGTATGGGCCGCTCACGGCGCAGTACGCCATCGCCATCATGGCCTCACCG gtGCTCCTGGTCTGCTCCCTCATCTCCATGGACACCATCAACATGTGGTCGTACGAGGGCTGGAAGGACCCGCACATCACGGTCATCTTCGTCTTCTGCGTCTTCATCGGCTGCGCCATGAACTTCACCACGCTGCACTGCACTTACATCAACTCCGCGGTCACCACCAGCTTCGTCGGCGTGGTCAAGAGCATCGCCACCATCACCGTCGGCATGCTGGCGTTCAGCGACGTCGCGCCAACTGGGCTGTTCATTGGCGGCGTGGTGGTCAACACCGTCGGCTCCATCACCTACTGCGTGGTCAAATACTTTgagacgaagaagaagagctTGTACGAGGACCTGGAGGAGGCCGGGAAGGATGGCGCGCCGCCTGGCGAGCCGTACCGAGAGAAGCCGCCGCTGAACGGTGACGGTCCTGGATCTGATCCAGGATGTCCGGAGATAGAGGGAGTGCTGAGCAGCGACGGGAAGGAGGAGGCAGCGCCGGCTGGCTTGGGTAATGGAGAGGTGTGGACAGGAGATGGtgaaagaggaggtggagaaggaggcgtGAATTCCCGCGTTATGACGGAAAAGGAGGTGCTGGAGATGCAGAGGGAGCACCTCCAACAGGAGAACACCACCTCCGGTCAGTCGGTTAGTGACAGCTATGTCGGCGTGTGGAGGTCCATCAGACATCTGCAGTTTATGAAGAAAGACCCTTTGATTGATAACATGGAGCAGCAAAGTCCGTGA